In Streptomyces sp. NBC_01439, the following are encoded in one genomic region:
- a CDS encoding ATP-binding protein, whose translation MATLSHVNQETRLVAMLPSTPRGARAARALTVDQLAEQGLPFEGAAQVVAELAANAVTHGRVPGRSFRLALRITDGPTLRIEVSDTRREFTPLAAPAGPGAESRRGLVLVAAFASRWGIDHGPAPLKTVWAEMDLGSPISPDRGFHDPVGQRPVPHDI comes from the coding sequence ATGGCCACGCTGAGTCACGTGAATCAGGAAACCCGCCTCGTCGCCATGCTCCCGTCCACCCCGCGCGGAGCACGTGCCGCCCGCGCCCTCACGGTCGACCAACTCGCAGAACAAGGACTTCCGTTCGAGGGCGCCGCGCAGGTCGTCGCCGAGCTCGCCGCGAACGCCGTGACACACGGCCGCGTACCCGGGCGGAGCTTCCGGCTCGCGTTGCGGATCACGGACGGGCCTACGCTGCGTATCGAAGTGTCGGACACCAGGCGGGAGTTCACACCGCTCGCAGCGCCGGCGGGGCCCGGGGCGGAATCGAGGCGGGGGCTCGTCCTCGTCGCCGCGTTCGCCTCGCGCTGGGGAATCGATCACGGGCCCGCGCCGCTGAAAACCGTATGGGCGGAAATGGATTTGGGGAGTCCGATTTCACCGGATCGAGGTTTCCACGACCCGGTGGGGCAGCGACCGGTTCCGCACGACATCTAA
- a CDS encoding helix-turn-helix domain-containing protein has translation MAVSTDGTDGTDESSWELDPEDESGAVIAAVGRQLKMWREASGLDRSKFGERMGYGANLIYKIERGARIPRPEFLDKADEVLGAGGKIAAMKEDIQRARYPKKVRDLAKLESQAVEIGSYDNGVVPGLLQTEEYTRALYAVRRPVYSEDETERLVAARLARQDILRQNPAPLLTVVQDEAVLRRPIGGKMVMRRQLEHLLEVGQLRNVEIQVMPTLVEEHAGLAGSLTVMRLRDGTTVGHNEVQLVSRLITEPKEVQILDMRYGMIRAQALTPRASLTFIEKVLGET, from the coding sequence GTGGCAGTGAGCACGGATGGCACGGACGGCACGGACGAGTCGAGCTGGGAACTCGACCCGGAGGACGAATCCGGGGCGGTCATCGCCGCGGTGGGACGCCAGTTGAAAATGTGGCGGGAGGCGAGCGGGCTCGACCGTTCCAAGTTCGGCGAACGGATGGGTTACGGCGCCAATCTGATCTACAAGATCGAGCGCGGCGCCCGCATTCCGCGTCCGGAGTTCCTGGACAAGGCGGACGAGGTCCTGGGGGCGGGTGGGAAAATCGCTGCGATGAAGGAGGACATTCAGCGGGCGCGGTATCCGAAGAAGGTTCGGGATCTCGCCAAATTGGAATCCCAGGCGGTGGAGATCGGGTCGTACGACAACGGAGTGGTGCCGGGCCTGCTCCAGACCGAGGAGTACACGCGCGCTCTGTATGCAGTGCGGCGCCCCGTCTACTCGGAGGACGAGACCGAGCGTCTGGTTGCGGCGAGGCTGGCACGTCAAGACATCCTTCGGCAGAACCCCGCCCCCTTGCTGACCGTCGTCCAGGACGAGGCTGTCCTTCGTCGGCCCATCGGGGGCAAGATGGTTATGCGCCGCCAACTGGAACACTTGCTGGAGGTTGGCCAGTTGCGCAACGTGGAAATCCAGGTGATGCCCACCCTCGTCGAGGAGCATGCTGGGCTCGCAGGGTCCCTCACGGTCATGAGACTCAGGGACGGAACAACCGTCGGGCACAACGAAGTTCAGCTGGTCAGCCGCTTGATTACTGAACCGAAAGAGGTCCAGATCCTGGACATGCGCTATGGCATGATCCGGGCACAGGCTCTGACGCCTCGCGCATCGCTGACGTTCATCGAGAAGGTACTGGGAGAGACATGA
- a CDS encoding DUF397 domain-containing protein, translated as MSIKPSGESLSALTWVKSSYSTNDGPNCIEVAWTKSSYSASDSNECVEVAHTPGTVLVRDSKRPEYARLALTPAAWSDFVAHAVTS; from the coding sequence ATGAGTATCAAGCCGTCGGGCGAGAGCCTCTCCGCGCTGACGTGGGTGAAGAGCAGCTACAGCACCAACGACGGCCCGAACTGCATCGAGGTCGCCTGGACCAAGAGCAGCTACAGCGCCAGCGACAGCAACGAGTGCGTCGAGGTCGCCCACACCCCCGGTACCGTCCTCGTCCGGGACTCCAAGCGGCCCGAGTACGCCCGGCTCGCGCTCACCCCGGCTGCCTGGAGCGACTTCGTCGCCCACGCCGTCACCTCGTGA